Genomic window (Deltaproteobacteria bacterium):
TCAAGAAGCTCACGACTCCTCGACGGGACCGGGTCCCGTATTCGCCCCCCTTCGGGCTCTTTCGGGCCTTTTCGGGCCGTTTTGTGGAGGGCGACTCTTCGACCGTTACCGCTGCAACTATAGAAGGTTGCCGCGATTTCTCGACGTCGCCGTCATTGATCGGGTGGCCGTTCGATTCCCCCTGGGACCACTTTGTAAGCCTCGGACTGGTGGGGCGAACGCTGACGAGGGCCGTCTCGGGTCGATCGCACGAGGCTGCGCCGGGCGGCCGCGCTGCGCGCCCCTCGACTTGGCACGCAACCCGCCGCTGGCTTACTGTAAGACCCCACGATGCCGATACCACGACCGTTGCGGACGCTCCGCGTCGCCTTCTTCGTCACACTCACGCTCTCGCTGACGGCAAGCTGCGTCTACTACGAGCCCGCCCCGGTCCATCGCCCCGGCCCGAGCAAATTCGACCGCTCGTGGGACGCCGCGCAGGGCGCCGCCGCCGACCTCGGCGTCACGATCACCGGCGTCGACCGTGCCCGCGGCACGATCGTCGGCTACCGCGGCTCGTCCACCGTGACCGTCACGGTCTGGCAGCAAGCGGACGGCAGCGTGCGGGTCGGGTTCAACGTCAAAGCCCCGACCGGCCCCGACGCGGAGCTCGCCGATCATCTGTCGAACGCGTTCGATCGCCGGATGCAGTACTAGATGACGATCCACCCTGCGAGCACGAGATCCTGCGGCTCCGGGCAGCTCAGCCGACGGCGGCGACCACGAGGACGCCGGACGCCGCCGTCGGGTCAGCTCACGGCGTTATGCCGTTCGTACCGCCGCCGGCGGCAATCGTGACCGCTCCGCCAATCGGACTGTTGGTGAGGTCGATAGTGTCGTCGCCGTTGCCGGTCCTGATCTCTACTTTGCCCGCGACGTTCGATTGCGTGACCTCCACCAGGTTCTGACCCTCGCCGGCCGTGAACTTCACGTTCTTTGCGACTGCGACGGCGTCCAGGGTCAGCACGTCATCGCCGCTGCCGCTCGTGGCGCCGATGGACCCGCCAAAGCTGCTTCCGATTCTGAACGACAGCACGTTGAGGCCCTCGCCGAGCGAAGCTTTGACCGACCCGCTCACGTTCGATGCCAACACGGTGACGACGTCGTTGCCGCCGCCCCCGGTCACGTCGAGCTTGCCGCCGACGAGTTCGACAGCCACACGTCGGGGCCGGACGCCGTCAGCCGGAAGTGGACGATCCAGGTGACGGACCTCGGCCAGGCCGGCGTCCACTCGATCACCTCGACGAGCGCGGTGTTCACGCTCGATTTCGACGACGATGCGGACGTCGACGGGGCGATCATTCCGGCGAGCTTCTTCGAGGCTGCCCACGTCGCGCAGGTCGAGGTGGTCGATCGCTGGAACCGCCACAAGTTCGGGTTCGTCGAGTACTCCTTCCTCGAGCCCGGCGGCACGGAGGGCGCGCTCAAGCTCAAGTCGTTCGTGCTCGTGGGCGTCGACCAGGACGGGCTCGCCACGTTGAAGGCGACGGTCGAGAACACGTCCGACGACGCGCTCAGCGACGTCTACGTGATCGGCCGCGACACGGTCGGAGCGGTCTCCCCGAAATCGGCGCCGCAGCTCGTCGACCTCGAGGGCCACGCGACCGCCGAATTCACCGTTACGGTGCAGTTCGATCAGCGCGACGAGCTGACGATCGAGGCGAAGGCGTTCGGAACCTCCGAAAGCGGTCCGCTGAAGTCGAGGCCGAGCCTGAAACAGTTCGACCGCGACGGCAACGTGAAGGGGAAGACGGTCGTGTCGCAGGCGAGCCTTCCCGGCGACCACACGCTGCACGTCGACTCGAACGACGGCTTCGAGCCTGGCGACTACGTCGTCATCAATGTCGCGGGCGAGAACGTCGAAGCGCGCCCCGTCGAGGCGCTCGGCTCGCTGATCTTCAAAGCGCCGCTCACGAAGGCACACGCGGTCGGCGAAGAGATCTTCGTCTTCCCGAACACGGCGGCGACCGGCGATGTCAAACCACCGCACCTCGTCGTGACCTCGCCGGTCGAGGGCGCGGTCGTCTGTCAGGGCGCGCCCTACGCCGCGGCCTTCACGTGCAGCGACGGGGAGTCTTCCATCGACGGCTGCGGCGAAGGCATCGCGAATGGTCAGGCGCTCGACACGACCGCCGCCGGCGCGAAGGAGACGACGGTCCTCGCCTGGGACATCGTCGGCAACTTTACGGAGAAGACGATCGCGTGGACCGTCGTGCCCTGCGCGAGCGACATCGATCCGTTCCGCTGCTACCCGGCGAAGCCCGCGGCCGGCTCGCCGAAGTTCGCGCCGATTGCGGGGGTCCGCGTGAACGGCGCGTTCGACGACGTGCTCGTGAATCTCACCAAGCCGGCCGAGCTCTGTCTCCCCGCGGACACCAGCGCCGACGGCCTCGTCGATCCGGAAACCCATCTCGAGGCCTACGCGCTGAAGCTGCAGAAGGGCCAGCCGAAGCCGGCGCCGCGGACCGGCATCGCGGTGCTGTCGCAGGCCGGTGCGCTCGTCGTCGACACCGCCAAGGCCGGGCAGGTGCTGCTGCCGACCGCGGAAGACCCGTTCTCGTCTCCGAGCCTCAGCGTGAGCGAGGTCGATCGCTTCCTCTGTTACGCCGCGAAGCTCGCGAAGGGTCAGCCGAAGCTCTCGAAGATTCTCCAGCTCACGGTCGCCGACGGCTTCACCGCGCCGCCGAAGCGCGTCACGCTGAAGAAGATCGTCCGCCTCTGTACGCCGGTCGGCGCGAACGGCGGGCCGGCCAAGCACGACGCGCGGCTCCTCTGCTTCCAGGTCGCCCGGACGAAGGGCCGCTGCGCCGACGCCGCGCCCGTGAACGCCGCCGGCGGGTGCACGAAGGAAACGGACTGCGGTGGCACCAAGGGGACGACCGCCTTCTGCATGGCGCAGGCGAAGTTCGTGAAGAAGCCGGGCCGGCATGTCGCCAACGACCTCGACGCCGGCACGCTCGACGCGGCGAAGGAAGGCGTCCTGTGCCTGCCGGCGGTCGCAGGCCCGTAGAGCGCAGCTTTCCGACGGACCCACGGGGCCGCCTCCTCCGCCGTCGGTCGGCGTCCGCGTACTCCGGGCGCCCAGCACCGGCGCCTCGGGCGGCCGCAGCGGGCGGCAGCTCGTGCACCTGGCGCCAAGGGGCGTCGTAGCCGATAGTGACCGTCGTCGACACGATCGGGCCGCTGCGGCAAACGGCAGTAGAGAGACGAACGCCCGACTTCGAAGTGCGGGGAGTGCTGCCTATCTATCTACCTCAGCGCTTCGGCCCATGCGGGCTGACATAGCTGCCGACCTCGGTCTGGAAGGCGACATTCATCCGGTTCCAACCGTTGATCGCGATGATCGCGAGGGTCAGATCGACCAGCTGCTTCTCGTCGAAGTGGCGCCGCGCCTCGAGATACAGCTCGCCGGGCACCCCTCCCTCGGCGATCCGCGTGACCGCTTCGGTCCAGGCCAACGCCGCACGCTCGCGCTCGCTGTAGCACGGCGCCTCGCGCCAGGAGGACAGCAGGTACAGACGCTGCTCCGTCTCGCCGCGCGCTCGGGCGTCCTTGGTGTGCATGTCCAGGCACCAGGCACAGCCGTTGAGCTGGGAAGCGCGCGTCTTGATCAGCTCGAGCAGGGAGTCCTCCAACCCGCTCTGATGAACCTGCTGTTCGACGCCGAGCATCGCCTTGAACGCGCCGGGCGAGGCGACCTTGTAGTCTAGACGCTGGTGCATGGACTCCCGATACCGGAGTCCCGAGAGTCCCGCCAGTTCGTGGAGCGCGATCAGCGGAGCTCCGGAGCGGAGGCGTTACGCTGCGCCAAGGAAGTGCACGAGTGCGAGATGATCGGGGCGGACGGCGACAAGCGCCCCGAAGAGCTCCGGCCGGACGGCGTCACCAGCGAGGAATCCCTGGAGTTCCTCGCGGTGCAGCGGAAGACGGACGAGACGAAGAAGCGGCTGGTGAAGGCCCGCGCACAGCTCACCTTCGCACTCGATCAGATGACCGAAGAGGAGCGGCGCGAGCACGAGGCCTTCCACGCGGAGGTACGTGCGGAGACGCACGGCACGCTGGCGGATGACCGGCGACAAGGGGATGCGCGCGGCAGCGAACCCGGTTCCTGTCCAGTTGACCAATGTCTTGGTCAAGATATAGGTTCGACACCATGGGATCGGTCAACGTGTACGAGGCCAAGACTCACCTGTCGCGATTGCTCCGGCGCGTTCGTGGTGGCGAGGAGATTGTGATCGCCGCCGCCGGGCGGCCCGTGGCTCGAATCGTCCCGCTTGCGCCGGATACGGGACCGCGCGTGCTTGGTGGCGACGAGGGCGTCGTATGGGATGCGGAGGATTTCAACGCACCGTTACCCGACGCCATCGTCGACGCGTTCTACGGCAGTCGGCCCATGGCGACGAGCCGCTCACAAGGCCGTCGTCCCCGTGCAGGGCGCGCCGCGCCGCGTCGGGCACCCCGCGCGTGAAGGTCTTGCTCGACACTCAAGTCTGGATTTGGATGCGGAACGCGCCGGTCCGATTGAGCGCGAAGGCACGCCGCATCCTCACCGCTGAGCGCAACGAGCTGGTGCTCTCAGCCGCGACGCCGTGGGAGATCGCCATCAAAGTCGCAGTCGGCAAGCTCCGCCTCCCCTGCTCGGTCGAGGAGTTCGTCTCCACGCGCAGCGCTGCCACCCGTGTAACGCCATTGCCAATCACGCAACTCCAC
Coding sequences:
- a CDS encoding carboxymuconolactone decarboxylase family protein, with product MHQRLDYKVASPGAFKAMLGVEQQVHQSGLEDSLLELIKTRASQLNGCAWCLDMHTKDARARGETEQRLYLLSSWREAPCYSERERAALAWTEAVTRIAEGGVPGELYLEARRHFDEKQLVDLTLAIIAINGWNRMNVAFQTEVGSYVSPHGPKR
- a CDS encoding type II toxin-antitoxin system Phd/YefM family antitoxin; its protein translation is MGSVNVYEAKTHLSRLLRRVRGGEEIVIAAAGRPVARIVPLAPDTGPRVLGGDEGVVWDAEDFNAPLPDAIVDAFYGSRPMATSRSQGRRPRAGRAAPRRAPRA
- a CDS encoding type II toxin-antitoxin system VapC family toxin; translation: MKVLLDTQVWIWMRNAPVRLSAKARRILTAERNELVLSAATPWEIAIKVAVGKLRLPCSVEEFVSTRSAATRVTPLPITQLHAIESAALPQHHRDPFDRVLVAQARIEDLPLMSTDDVFESYDVEMLWAR